A section of the Bifidobacterium sp. ESL0728 genome encodes:
- a CDS encoding ACT domain-containing protein, translating into MGDIFPDLGPETPVISGVAHDRTESLVTVRGVPDEPGMAARVFTELAKSGINVDMIVQAGASTGKADISFTVPDSTVKTVEKALDGKKTRLGYDSYFVNSNVGKVAVVGVGMKTHSGLAAKFFESLSAQHINVMMISTSEIRIAALVPLDQLDDAVRALHTAYGLDADQVEAVVYGGTGR; encoded by the coding sequence ATGGGTGATATTTTCCCGGATCTCGGCCCCGAAACCCCGGTCATTTCCGGCGTTGCGCACGACCGCACCGAATCCCTGGTCACCGTGCGTGGCGTTCCGGATGAGCCCGGCATGGCCGCCCGCGTGTTCACCGAGCTTGCCAAAAGTGGCATCAACGTCGACATGATCGTGCAGGCCGGCGCATCCACCGGCAAGGCCGACATTTCCTTCACCGTCCCCGATTCCACGGTGAAGACCGTCGAAAAGGCGCTTGACGGTAAGAAGACCAGGCTCGGCTACGACTCCTACTTCGTCAATTCCAACGTCGGCAAGGTGGCCGTGGTCGGTGTGGGCATGAAAACCCATTCCGGCCTTGCCGCCAAGTTCTTCGAGTCATTGAGCGCCCAGCACATCAACGTGATGATGATCTCGACCTCCGAGATCCGCATCGCCGCCCTCGTTCCGCTTGACCAGCTCGATGACGCGGTGCGTGCGCTGCACACGGCTTATGGCCTTGACGCCGATCAGGTAGAAGCCGTGGTCTACGGCGGCACCGGTCGCTGA
- a CDS encoding aspartate kinase, giving the protein MALIVQKYGGSSVADAESIKRVAKRIVETKRKGNNVAVVVSAMGDTTDDLIDQAMSIDSNPPAREMDMLMTAGERISMSLLAMAIHADGERAYSFTGSQAGFMTDARFGAAHIKAVKPERVAHVVGDGKIAIVAGFQGINADGDYTTLGRGGSDTSAVALAVALGADICEIYTDVDGIFTADPRIVPTARRIPSISYDAILEMASCGSKVLALRCVEYAQRFNMPLHVRSSFSHRMGTLVVPEGVDARKLPNLE; this is encoded by the coding sequence GTGGCGCTTATCGTGCAGAAATACGGCGGGTCCTCTGTGGCCGACGCCGAGTCCATCAAGCGCGTCGCCAAGCGGATTGTGGAAACGAAACGCAAAGGCAACAACGTGGCCGTGGTCGTTTCGGCGATGGGGGACACCACCGACGACCTGATCGATCAGGCGATGAGCATTGATTCCAACCCTCCCGCACGCGAGATGGACATGTTGATGACCGCAGGCGAGCGTATCTCAATGAGTCTTCTGGCGATGGCCATTCACGCTGACGGAGAACGTGCCTACTCCTTCACCGGCTCGCAGGCAGGTTTCATGACCGACGCCCGATTCGGCGCGGCACACATCAAAGCCGTGAAACCCGAGCGCGTCGCCCACGTGGTGGGCGATGGCAAGATCGCCATCGTCGCCGGGTTCCAGGGCATCAATGCCGACGGTGACTACACCACGCTCGGCCGTGGAGGCTCGGACACCTCGGCGGTGGCGCTCGCAGTGGCGTTGGGCGCCGATATCTGCGAAATCTACACCGATGTGGACGGCATTTTCACCGCCGACCCGCGTATCGTCCCCACCGCGCGGCGCATTCCCTCCATCAGCTACGATGCCATCCTTGAAATGGCCTCCTGCGGCTCGAAGGTTCTCGCCCTGCGTTGTGTGGAATACGCCCAGCGTTTCAATATGCCGTTGCACGTGCGTAGTTCATTCTCACACCGGATGGGCACTTTGGTGGTCCCGGAAGGCGTCGACGCACGGAAATTGCCGAATCTCGAATAA
- the recR gene encoding recombination mediator RecR, whose protein sequence is MALAYDGAIQHLIDGFARLPGIGPKGAQRIAFYLLSASDEEAQDLADAIREVKEKVRFCEICGNVCETSPCPVCSDPRRDHSIICVVEEPKDVMSIERTREFHGVYHVLGGAINPMANVGPGDLAIPKLLDRLKTDEVKEIILALDPNIEGEATVTYLSRLLSPLDLKVTRLASGLPVGSDLEYADEITLGRALEGRQEA, encoded by the coding sequence ATGGCATTGGCTTATGATGGTGCGATCCAGCACCTTATCGACGGTTTCGCGCGTCTACCGGGCATTGGCCCGAAAGGCGCACAGCGCATAGCGTTCTACCTACTTTCGGCAAGTGACGAGGAAGCGCAGGATCTGGCGGATGCCATCCGTGAGGTCAAGGAGAAGGTGCGTTTCTGCGAGATCTGCGGCAATGTGTGCGAGACGAGCCCGTGCCCGGTTTGTTCCGACCCGCGCCGCGACCATTCCATCATCTGCGTGGTCGAGGAGCCCAAGGACGTGATGAGCATCGAGCGAACCCGGGAATTTCATGGTGTCTACCACGTGCTTGGCGGTGCCATCAACCCGATGGCCAACGTCGGTCCGGGAGACCTTGCCATCCCCAAGCTACTTGACAGACTCAAGACCGACGAGGTCAAGGAGATCATTCTGGCGCTCGACCCCAACATCGAGGGCGAGGCCACGGTGACCTACCTGAGCCGCCTGCTTTCTCCCTTGGATCTCAAGGTCACGCGGCTTGCCAGCGGTCTTCCTGTGGGCAGCGATTTGGAATACGCCGACGAAATCACGCTGGGGCGGGCCTTGGAAGGTCGTCAGGAAGCCTGA
- the dnaX gene encoding DNA polymerase III subunit gamma/tau, whose translation MALALYRRYRPDTFDGIIGQDQVTVPLSRALDEGKLTHAYLFSGPRGCGKTSSARILARCINCAKGPTSHPCGECESCKDLATGGPGSIDVVEIDAASHNGVEDARELRERAAFAPARDRYKIFILDEAHMVTQQGFNALLKIVEEPPEHVMFIFATTEPDKVISTIRSRTHHYPFRLVPPEVMGPYLEEVCDNEHIDLEPGVLKLTMRAGGGSVRDTLSVLDQLMAGAVDNEVSYDSAVALLGFTPDELIGEAIDAVIDKDGEKLYGVVEKVVVGGFEPRRFVEDLLSRVRDLLVLTLGGEKAESVLSDDSAVEDMSDLHRQSSALGLSTLTAMAETINDTLGNMTGAISPRMRLELLAAKLLAGRENGFAPSAAQAGSAAVGMGSSESSASNNGARQGNNVARGRGGFIGSSRNAANQQPGNHQAQPQPQQASAFQGFASNVSAQNPQNGNNANVQAAVQNANHAPNGNNEPNGWQGNGQGGSAQSQRSSSQGVTTAGVGANAGAQRNAQTAGVAKVKVDPNATVEEKWDAVLKALPENVREYVAHSKVPTISLATNNAGKSRLSMTFDCALSQHAFALALASDAEHNGQKAANVVLDGVRSVFGPHTMIAPTGVAANGEKVISTKRMKPEELAKVKRDIAVAKVSATGGLGMAAGQGVHSASAPKEQKKSDTDAADESDDSSHRAGSPETENGRGGEPKRELDSDSAETGTRISQSDDMAAERSASTQGHRGETSANPVTLNQGSQNPMDDDYDPWMNPLPAPDPQGGAASKPGEQQSAGIAAAHSVRHFDENAAGHPALGDEPGNQSPEHHRKHIAVPDISDGIDPWATPAAQEGADNAHSDSAVTQTTGNGRVNGSQPLANVENWGTRSSGSSADGSYTPPKAAADGGKPVSAQPHNSRSQSAASNGNTAIKPDDRGDVAARFRNVDLADDSQQHPRVAAEDDDYSLNDQSLGDATAVGLDELSKLFDVKKVEDFKADDPKNPKNIKPVERHPQEENR comes from the coding sequence ATGGCACTTGCATTGTATCGACGGTATCGGCCAGACACATTTGATGGCATCATAGGGCAGGATCAGGTCACGGTCCCGCTTTCCAGAGCGTTGGATGAGGGCAAGCTCACCCATGCCTACCTGTTCAGCGGGCCTCGTGGATGCGGCAAGACCAGTTCCGCCAGGATACTGGCCCGGTGCATCAATTGCGCCAAAGGCCCGACTTCGCATCCGTGCGGCGAATGCGAAAGCTGCAAGGATTTGGCCACCGGTGGCCCCGGCTCGATTGATGTGGTCGAGATCGACGCGGCCAGCCACAACGGCGTCGAGGACGCACGTGAACTGCGTGAGCGCGCGGCGTTCGCTCCGGCCCGCGACCGTTACAAGATTTTTATCCTCGACGAGGCCCACATGGTCACCCAGCAGGGATTCAACGCCTTGCTTAAAATCGTGGAGGAACCGCCGGAACATGTTATGTTCATCTTCGCGACCACCGAGCCTGACAAGGTGATCTCCACGATTCGCTCGCGTACCCATCACTATCCGTTCCGTCTGGTGCCTCCCGAAGTCATGGGCCCGTACTTGGAAGAGGTTTGTGACAACGAGCATATCGACTTGGAGCCGGGTGTGCTCAAGCTCACCATGCGTGCCGGCGGTGGCTCCGTGCGAGATACGCTTTCCGTGCTCGACCAGCTGATGGCAGGCGCCGTTGACAACGAAGTGTCATACGATTCGGCCGTCGCCCTGCTCGGGTTCACTCCCGATGAGCTCATTGGTGAGGCCATCGACGCCGTCATCGATAAGGACGGCGAGAAACTCTATGGCGTGGTCGAGAAAGTCGTCGTCGGCGGCTTCGAGCCCAGACGGTTTGTGGAGGATCTGCTTTCGCGTGTTCGCGATCTGCTCGTGCTTACCCTTGGTGGGGAGAAGGCCGAAAGTGTGCTGAGTGATGATTCCGCAGTCGAAGACATGAGCGACCTGCATCGCCAGTCTTCGGCGTTGGGGCTTTCGACGCTTACCGCCATGGCCGAAACCATCAACGACACCTTGGGCAACATGACCGGGGCGATTTCGCCTCGCATGCGTTTGGAGCTTTTGGCCGCGAAACTGCTGGCCGGGCGTGAGAACGGTTTTGCGCCGAGCGCGGCTCAGGCCGGTTCCGCTGCTGTGGGTATGGGCTCATCAGAGTCTTCTGCCAGCAATAACGGGGCCCGCCAAGGCAACAATGTGGCGCGTGGCCGTGGCGGTTTCATCGGTTCGAGCAGGAACGCTGCCAATCAGCAGCCTGGCAATCATCAGGCTCAGCCTCAGCCTCAGCAGGCATCCGCATTCCAAGGTTTTGCATCGAACGTTTCGGCGCAAAACCCGCAGAATGGCAATAATGCCAATGTGCAGGCCGCTGTCCAAAATGCCAATCATGCCCCGAACGGCAATAACGAACCCAATGGATGGCAAGGCAACGGGCAAGGTGGAAGCGCGCAAAGTCAGCGATCTTCAAGCCAAGGTGTCACCACCGCCGGCGTTGGCGCGAACGCCGGTGCACAGCGGAACGCTCAGACTGCAGGGGTTGCAAAGGTGAAAGTTGATCCGAATGCCACCGTCGAGGAAAAGTGGGATGCGGTGCTCAAGGCATTGCCGGAAAACGTGCGTGAGTATGTCGCTCACAGCAAGGTACCCACAATTTCGCTGGCGACCAATAACGCCGGCAAGTCACGTCTGTCGATGACGTTCGACTGCGCGCTGAGCCAGCACGCCTTCGCGTTGGCGCTCGCCTCCGATGCAGAGCACAACGGGCAGAAAGCCGCCAATGTGGTATTGGACGGAGTGCGCTCGGTTTTCGGCCCCCACACGATGATCGCCCCCACCGGCGTGGCGGCGAACGGCGAAAAAGTCATTTCCACCAAACGTATGAAGCCCGAAGAACTTGCCAAAGTCAAGCGCGACATCGCGGTTGCCAAGGTCTCGGCGACCGGCGGCTTGGGCATGGCTGCCGGGCAAGGTGTCCACAGTGCCTCGGCTCCCAAGGAACAGAAGAAGTCCGATACCGATGCCGCCGACGAATCCGATGATTCCTCCCATCGAGCAGGTTCTCCGGAAACCGAGAATGGCAGAGGCGGAGAGCCTAAAAGAGAATTGGATAGCGATAGCGCGGAAACCGGAACCCGCATATCGCAAAGTGACGATATGGCAGCGGAGAGATCCGCTTCGACACAGGGGCACCGTGGGGAGACTTCCGCGAACCCGGTTACGTTGAACCAGGGATCGCAGAATCCCATGGATGACGATTACGATCCGTGGATGAATCCATTGCCCGCGCCCGACCCTCAAGGCGGTGCGGCTTCAAAACCAGGAGAACAACAATCTGCCGGGATTGCCGCTGCCCACTCGGTGCGGCACTTCGATGAGAATGCCGCGGGCCATCCTGCACTCGGCGATGAACCGGGGAATCAGTCTCCCGAACATCACAGGAAGCACATCGCCGTCCCCGACATCAGCGATGGTATCGACCCTTGGGCCACGCCAGCGGCACAGGAAGGAGCCGACAATGCCCACAGCGATTCGGCTGTTACGCAGACCACAGGCAACGGTAGAGTGAACGGGTCGCAACCGCTTGCCAATGTTGAAAATTGGGGAACAAGGTCTTCGGGGTCATCCGCCGATGGCTCTTATACTCCGCCGAAGGCCGCGGCAGATGGTGGGAAACCGGTTTCTGCACAACCTCATAATTCCCGATCGCAATCTGCCGCCTCGAACGGCAATACAGCCATCAAGCCGGATGACAGGGGAGACGTGGCCGCACGTTTCCGAAATGTCGATTTGGCCGATGACTCACAACAGCATCCGCGAGTGGCCGCCGAGGACGATGATTACTCCCTGAACGATCAGTCATTGGGCGATGCCACGGCAGTGGGTTTGGATGAGCTCTCGAAGCTTTTCGACGTCAAGAAGGTCGAGGACTTCAAGGCAGACGATCCGAAGAACCCGAAGAACATCAAACCGGTCGAGCGGCATCCGCAAGAGGAGAACCGATAA
- a CDS encoding Rv3654c family TadE-like protein gives MKGGVCDEGSGTINGLMLIAVAAVLLSAIALGGNLLVCISEARSAADQAAIAGAASARDGDFDPCIKSRRASTLNKASLLACTVDEEDVTVKVAVKTAVPFVPLVSRMARAGPVECS, from the coding sequence TTGAAAGGCGGTGTATGCGATGAAGGCTCAGGAACCATCAACGGCCTCATGTTGATCGCGGTCGCGGCGGTGCTGCTATCCGCGATTGCCTTGGGTGGCAATCTGCTGGTTTGCATCTCCGAGGCCCGATCGGCCGCCGATCAGGCCGCTATCGCTGGAGCGGCCTCCGCTCGTGACGGCGATTTTGATCCATGCATCAAATCCCGTCGTGCTTCGACGCTGAACAAGGCCTCTCTGCTCGCTTGCACAGTCGATGAAGAGGATGTCACCGTCAAAGTCGCCGTGAAAACGGCGGTTCCGTTCGTTCCTCTTGTTTCCCGCATGGCTCGGGCCGGTCCGGTAGAATGCTCATGA
- a CDS encoding TadE family protein yields MPLQKMQSQAPVDGHWHRSLIPAGSKSSRSFRSPTTWVCYLRHWFHTHPVGRRHWRFGHFGPRRQIRADEGAVTAEFAVVLPAVMAMAVLLMMLARAVTVEMNCQDAASAAARVAVVSTSDTEARLAAHDAAGGDASVSISRGFKQVKVTVSCRVVPDPMHVLPMAVVGKATGVTQ; encoded by the coding sequence ATGCCACTTCAAAAGATGCAATCGCAAGCGCCGGTTGACGGCCATTGGCATAGAAGCCTCATCCCAGCGGGCAGTAAGTCATCTCGCTCGTTCCGGTCGCCGACTACGTGGGTATGTTACTTGCGGCACTGGTTTCATACCCATCCGGTCGGCCGCAGGCATTGGCGTTTTGGCCATTTCGGCCCTCGGAGGCAAATACGCGCTGACGAGGGAGCAGTCACCGCCGAGTTCGCTGTTGTGCTCCCAGCCGTGATGGCGATGGCCGTGCTGCTGATGATGCTGGCCCGCGCGGTCACGGTCGAGATGAACTGTCAGGATGCCGCCTCTGCGGCTGCGCGCGTGGCTGTGGTGTCCACCAGCGACACCGAGGCCCGTCTTGCCGCCCATGATGCCGCAGGTGGTGATGCCAGTGTTTCGATATCTCGAGGTTTCAAACAGGTCAAGGTCACGGTCAGCTGCCGCGTGGTGCCTGATCCCATGCACGTGCTGCCCATGGCCGTCGTCGGCAAGGCGACCGGGGTAACCCAATGA
- a CDS encoding DUF4244 domain-containing protein — MSKELMTINQTNNGVVTGFASRVSERSRQIKGQLCLLDARFRTAMAEPDEGAATAEYAVVLVAATGFAAVLVALLKSGAVKTLLMALVKKALKVV, encoded by the coding sequence ATGAGTAAAGAATTGATGACTATCAATCAAACCAACAACGGTGTTGTCACGGGTTTTGCCTCTCGCGTTTCCGAGCGTTCCAGGCAGATCAAAGGGCAGTTGTGCCTTTTGGATGCCCGTTTCCGCACGGCGATGGCCGAACCTGACGAGGGCGCCGCGACGGCGGAATATGCGGTCGTTCTGGTCGCTGCCACGGGATTCGCGGCGGTTTTGGTGGCCCTGCTCAAATCCGGGGCTGTAAAGACACTGCTGATGGCACTGGTCAAGAAGGCGCTCAAGGTGGTCTGA
- a CDS encoding ATPase, T2SS/T4P/T4SS family, whose translation MFGPLEELAHERAVTDIAVTCEGRVWVDRGGGMNEYHPAVPFRSPQIVREYATQLCAQLGKRLDDACPIADASSVEGIRIHAVIAPIVPMGASISIRFPSRSVPRLSGLGSKGLFPPSWFPLLCGLVSKRATILITGGTGAGKTTLLKALLAQADPAERVVSVEEVRELGTLGRGNHVSLVVREANVEGAGAIGLPELVKATLRMRPDRIILGECRGEEIADLLRAFNSGHHGGMVTLHADSVDRVPSRLVSLGLLAGLNQPALTMLAAGAFDVVLHLERSNGKRRIAQIGRLSKDCEHFVGEPIATWNGSGMPVPGPGWDAFVKHWG comes from the coding sequence ATGTTCGGACCCCTTGAAGAGCTTGCCCATGAACGGGCGGTGACCGATATAGCTGTGACTTGCGAGGGTCGTGTATGGGTCGATCGGGGTGGCGGGATGAACGAATACCATCCCGCAGTGCCGTTCCGCTCCCCGCAGATTGTGCGCGAATACGCCACCCAGCTGTGTGCACAACTTGGCAAGAGACTCGACGACGCCTGCCCGATCGCCGATGCCTCAAGCGTCGAGGGCATCCGCATTCATGCGGTTATTGCACCGATTGTGCCGATGGGAGCGAGCATTTCCATACGATTCCCGAGCCGAAGCGTTCCGAGATTGAGCGGATTGGGTTCGAAAGGCCTCTTTCCGCCATCCTGGTTCCCGCTGCTTTGCGGTTTGGTGAGCAAACGCGCGACGATTCTGATCACCGGCGGAACGGGTGCCGGCAAGACCACGCTGCTCAAAGCCCTGCTTGCCCAAGCCGACCCTGCGGAACGTGTCGTCAGCGTCGAGGAGGTTCGCGAATTGGGCACGCTCGGCCGTGGCAATCATGTTTCGCTGGTTGTCCGCGAGGCTAACGTCGAGGGTGCGGGCGCGATAGGCTTGCCGGAATTGGTGAAGGCGACGCTGCGTATGCGCCCTGACCGCATCATTCTGGGAGAGTGCCGTGGCGAGGAGATAGCCGACCTCCTGCGTGCCTTCAATTCCGGGCATCACGGAGGCATGGTCACTCTGCACGCCGACAGCGTCGATCGCGTGCCCTCCCGGTTGGTTTCCCTTGGCCTTTTGGCCGGTCTCAATCAGCCGGCGCTGACCATGCTTGCCGCAGGGGCTTTTGATGTGGTTTTGCATCTCGAACGCAGCAACGGCAAGCGACGAATCGCCCAGATAGGAAGACTTTCCAAGGATTGTGAGCATTTCGTCGGCGAGCCGATAGCGACCTGGAATGGTTCGGGAATGCCCGTGCCTGGTCCGGGTTGGGATGCTTTCGTCAAGCATTGGGGGTGA